In one Juglans regia cultivar Chandler chromosome 11, Walnut 2.0, whole genome shotgun sequence genomic region, the following are encoded:
- the LOC108991374 gene encoding alpha-(1,4)-fucosyltransferase, which translates to MPWKPLNTFAVAFLLGFTFMILFFFSGILEFPSVSNSIQLITQTVSSETISGPDPFTDLISVFRKWDSQVGCVRFREKHIALLPIQSNGSSALQDYEFKCGELKMEHVSVLVKEWTWIPDNLDKLYSCGCGLSCLWTKSSVLADRPDALLFETVTPPSQRRFGDPLRVYMDLEAGRKRSGVEDIFISYHANDDVQSTYAGGLFRNSRNYHVSSLKNSDTLVYWSSSRCLPQRNQLAKQLLSLLPHHSFGKCLNNVGGSDVARYFYPECAYDGSATPKWWDHLHCAMSHYKFVLAIENTMTESYVTEKLFYALGSGAVPIYFGAPNVWDFVPPHSIIDGSKFSSLERLASYVKTLANDPVAYSEYHAWRRCGVLGNYGKTRALSLDTLPCRLCETVSRRGGRNAIG; encoded by the exons ATGCCATGGAAGCCCCTCAACACCTTCGCCGTCGCGTTTTTGTTGGGCTTCACGTTCAtgatcctcttcttcttctccggCATCCTCGAATTTCCTTCTGTATCGAACTCCATCCAACTCATCACCCAAACAGTTTCGTCGGAGACAATATCCGGACCCGACCCATTTACCGATTTGATCAGTGTCTTTCGGAAGTGGGACTCTCAGGTGGGTTGTGTCCGGTTCAGGGAGAAGCACATAGCGTTGCTCCCAATTCAGTCAAATGGGTCCTCTGCTTTgcaagattatgaatttaaatgtgGTGAGCTGAAAATGGAGCATGTCAGCGTTTTGGTGAAAGAGTGGACGTGGATTCCTGATAATTTGGACAAGCTATACTCATGCGGCTGCGGCTTGAGCTGTTTGTGGACTAAGTCTTCTGTTCTTGCTGACAGGCCTGATGCATTGTTGTTCGAGACCGTTACTCCTCCGAGTCAG AGACGCTTTGGAGATCCACTTCGTGTATACATGGATCTTGAGGCTGGCAGAAAGCGGTCAGGAGTAGaggatatatttataagttatcATGCCAATGATGATGTTCAGTCTACCTATGCGGGTGGGCTGTTTCGTAATAGTCGAAATTATCATGTGTCTTCATTGAAGAACAGT GATACGCTAGTGTATTGGTCTTCGTCACGTTGTCTTCCTCAAAGAAATCAGCTGGCCAAGCAGCTTCTCAGCCTGCTGCCTCACCATTCATTTGGCAAGTGCTTGAACAATGTTGGCGGCTCGGACGTGGCCCGATATTTCTACCCCGAATGCGCCTACGATGGCAGCGCCACCCCGAAATGGTGGGACCATTTACATTGTGCCATGTCACACTACAAGTTTGTTCTTGCCATTGAAAACACCATGACAGAGAGCTACGTGACAGAGAAGCTATTTTATGCACTGGGCTCTGGTGCGGTGCCAATCTACTTCGGTGCACCCAATGTCTGGGACTTTGTCCCTCCGCATTCGATAATAGATGGCTCTAAATTCAGCTCCTTGGAGAGATTGGCTTCTTACGTAAAGACCCTTGCTAATGACCCAGTTGCCTATTCAGAGTACCATGCTTGGAGAAGATGTGGCGTGCTGGGTAACTATGGAAAGACCCGTGCACTGAGCCTGGACACATTGCCATGCCGATTGTGTGAGACTGTGAGCAGAAGAGGTGGGAGAAATGCAATAGGATAA
- the LOC108991349 gene encoding phosphoenolpyruvate carboxykinase (ATP)-like has translation MDNKGTENGAFSLARSESTGGRKYGLPKIQTQKETKEVCHDDSASPVRAQTIDELHSLQKKKSAPATPIRGTHGAFAAMSEEERHKQQLQSISASLASLTRETGPKVVKGDPARMAESPRVTHVGHHTYAPSLGISDSALKFTHILYNLSPAELYEQAIKYEKGTFITSTGALATLSGAKTGRAPRDKRVVRDETTEDELWWGSGSPNIEMDEHTFLVNRERAVDYLNSLDKVFVNDQFLNWDPEHRIKVRIVSARAYHSLFMHNMCIRPTPEELEDFGTPDFTIYNAGQFPCNRYTHHMTSSTSIDLNLARREMVILGTQYAGEMKKGLFSVMHYLMPRRQILSLHSGCNMGKDGDVALFFGLSGTGKTTLSTDHNRFLIGDDEHCWSENGVSNIEGGCYAKCIDLSREKEPDIWNAIKFGTVVENVVFDEHTREVDYSDKSVTENTRAAYPIEYIPNAKLPCVGPHPKNVILLACDAFGVLPPVSKLSLAQTMYHFISGYTALVAGTEDGIKEPQATFSACFGAAFIMLHPTKYAAMLAEKMQKHGATGWLVNTGWSGGSFGSGNRIKLAYTRKIIDAIHSGTLLTASHTKTEVFGLDIPTEIEGVPSEILNPINTWQDKKAYKDTLLKLGGLFKKNFEGFLNYKIGKDNNLTEEILAAGPIF, from the exons ATGGATAACAAGGGAACGGAAAACGGAGCGTTCAGCTTAGCTAGAAGCGAAAGCACCGGCGGACGTAAGTACGGGCTGCCGAAGATCCAGACGCAGAAGGAGACCAAGGAGGTGTGCCACGACGACAGTGCATCTCCGGTGAGAGCTCAGACGATCGACGAGCTTCATTCTCTACAGAAGAAGAAGTCAGCGCCGGCAACTCCGATAAGAGGAACTCATGGAGCTTTTGCAGCCATGTCCGAAGAAGAACGCCATAAACAGCAACTCCAATCCATCAG CGCTTCGCTGGCGTCGCTGACGAGGGAGACAGGACCGAAGGTGGTGAAAGGGGACCCGGCGAGGATGGCAGAAAGCCCGAGGGTGACGCATGTTGGGCACCACACTTATGCTCCCTCCCTCGGCATAAGTGACAGTGCGCTCAAGTTCACACACATCCTCTACAACCTCTCACCCGCTG AACTGTACGAGCAAGCTATCAAGTATGAGAAAGGAACATTTATAACATCAACCGGTGCGTTGGCAACTCTATCCGGAGCAAAGACAGGTAGGGCGCCGAGAGACAAACGCGTAGTCAGGGACGAAACCACTGAAGATGAGCTTTGGTGGGGAAG TGGCTCACCCAACATCGAGATGGACGAGCATACTTTCCTAGTTAACAGAGAGAGAGCTGTCGATTACTTGAACTCGTTGGATAAG GTATTCGTGAATGATCAGTTTTTGAACTGGGATCCAGAACACCGTATCAAAGTCCGAATTGTATCTGCCAGGGCTTACCATTCCTTGTTCATGCACAACAT GTGTATAAGGCCAACTCCTGAAGAGCTGGAGGATTTTGGTACTCCGGACTTCACGATATACAATGCAGGGCAGTTCCCATGCAATCGTTACACTCACCACATGACTTCCTCCACCAGCATAGACCTCAATCTTGCTAGGAGGGAAATGGTCATCCTTGGCACTCAGTATGCTGGGGAAATGAAGAAGGGTCTATTCAGCGTAATGCATTATCTCATGCCTAGGCGTCAAATCCTCTCCCTTCACTCTGGTTGCAATATGGGCAAAGATGGTGATGTTGCCCTTTTCTTTGGATTATCAG GTACTGGGAAGACAACTCTATCCACGGATCATAACAGGTTTTTAATCGGAGATGATGAGCACTGCTGGAGTGAGAATGGTGTGTCAAACATTGAAGGTGGTTGCTACGCAAAGTGCATTGATTTGTCGAGGGAAAAGGAGCCTGATATTTGGAATGCTATCAAGTTTGGGACCG TGGTGGAGAATGTCGTGTTCGATGAGCATACTAGGGAAGTGGACTACTCAGACAAGTCTGTTACAG AGAACACACGTGCAGCATATCCAATAGAGTACATTCCCAATGCTAAATTACCGTGTGTTGGACCCCATCCAAAGAATGTCATCCTTCTAGCCTGTGATGCCTTTGGTGTGCTCCCACCTGTGAGCAAGCTGAGCTTGGCTCAGACCATGTACCATTTTATCAGCGGCTACACCGCTCTG GTGGCTGGGACAGAGGATGGTATCAAGGAGCCACAGGCTACATTCTCAGCCTGCTTTGGTGCAGCATTTATAATGCTGCATCCCACAAAGTATGCAGCAATGCTGGCTGAAAAGATGCAAAAACATGGGGCTACAGGATGGCTAGTTAACACAGGCTGGTCAGGAGGGAG CTTTGGATCAGGTAACCGAATCAAGTTAGCTTATACCAGGAAGATCATTGATGCCATTCACTCAGGGACCCTTTTGACGGCAAGCCACACCAAGACTGAAGTATTTGGACTTGATATCCCTACTGAAATTGAGGGCGTGCCTTCAGAAATCCTAAATCCAATAAACACA TGGCAAGATAAGAAGGCCTACAAAGATACATTATTAAAGCTAGGGGGTCTGTTCAAGAAGAATTTTGAGGGATTTTTGAACTACAAGATTGGAAAGGACAACAATCTGACTGAGGAGATCCTTGCAGCTGGTCCTATATTCTGA